From Sporocytophaga myxococcoides, one genomic window encodes:
- a CDS encoding T9SS type A sorting domain-containing protein: MKRCVSVILLMLMIYTTQAQTWGWNRHIISPYSFFADDIKVSHDKNIYLSGSMGGDIQIGFYPDYIRDHSYPNHDVDAYVLKMDTLGNVIWKNKFGGVYSNIIGMDTDADNNVLVLTDLLIPIAYKESDTIWYSADNYDLKKRLSASIIVKYNTEGDYVWSKLLEADAYYSSRTRALKCDKDGNIYVGGCFGKAMYLEDTTVFDEFNDYSENIGYNNGFIIKYDKAGNRKFFKRLQNGPRSSVLTYKIHTDFDGNWYWVGSVRGGVKFDDNHEYQGDFRNYVVKFNPEGKVIWVYVIPGDGIPTFPRAIETDHQNNVYIGGSFKGSLDIDGMIRTSKPSLLDTDCFILKLNKAGQFTWFKQFGSGLEPAPGKGADPEQVSDLYINSKGFIYVTGGLGRGAKMDDIDVIIKDADRTNIFLAKMDTSGTTQWVKNYGNYYNNQNGYVDGWGDKVVSAAFIDMEGGIVEYEDGIIIIPDIDEARYSSGYYRLLNDCNATVKFDNGTLSASAGESYKWFFNGTEISNATEQTYVPDVIGDYKVEVTFSEACKSLSFPVTVSVTSVKGQSRFSAVSLYPNPANNEVYVEGFSEFSSDISECRIYNSTGTLMKESKLETAGGNYKGKINVSDLQSGLYMLEILTEEGSINKKFVKN, encoded by the coding sequence ATGAAAAGATGCGTATCGGTTATTCTATTGATGCTGATGATTTATACTACTCAGGCTCAGACCTGGGGGTGGAACAGGCATATTATAAGTCCATATTCTTTTTTTGCCGATGATATCAAGGTAAGCCATGATAAAAATATTTATCTGAGCGGATCTATGGGAGGGGATATTCAAATAGGTTTTTATCCTGACTACATACGTGATCATTCTTATCCCAATCATGATGTGGATGCCTATGTATTAAAAATGGATACATTGGGAAACGTAATCTGGAAGAATAAATTTGGAGGAGTATATAGTAACATCATTGGTATGGATACTGATGCAGATAATAATGTTTTAGTTTTGACAGATTTATTAATTCCCATTGCTTATAAAGAATCTGACACAATATGGTATTCTGCTGATAATTATGATCTGAAAAAAAGGCTTTCGGCATCTATCATTGTCAAATACAATACAGAAGGGGACTATGTATGGTCAAAGTTGCTTGAAGCGGATGCGTACTATAGTTCGCGAACCAGAGCATTGAAGTGCGATAAAGATGGTAATATTTATGTTGGTGGTTGCTTTGGAAAAGCTATGTATTTGGAAGATACTACTGTTTTTGACGAATTTAATGACTATTCTGAAAATATCGGCTATAATAATGGATTTATAATTAAGTATGATAAGGCAGGGAACAGAAAGTTTTTTAAGCGTCTTCAGAATGGACCCAGAAGTTCTGTTCTGACATATAAAATACATACTGACTTTGACGGAAACTGGTATTGGGTAGGGTCAGTACGTGGAGGAGTAAAGTTTGATGATAATCACGAATATCAAGGTGATTTTAGAAATTATGTTGTAAAATTTAATCCTGAAGGAAAGGTTATTTGGGTTTATGTTATACCGGGTGATGGCATTCCGACATTCCCACGAGCAATTGAGACTGATCATCAGAATAATGTTTATATAGGTGGATCGTTTAAAGGCAGTTTGGATATTGATGGAATGATAAGAACGAGCAAGCCAAGTTTGTTGGACACAGATTGTTTTATTTTGAAGCTTAATAAAGCTGGTCAATTTACCTGGTTTAAACAATTTGGTTCTGGCCTAGAGCCTGCCCCAGGAAAAGGGGCTGATCCGGAGCAGGTCTCCGATTTGTATATTAATTCGAAAGGCTTTATTTATGTTACAGGTGGTCTGGGTAGGGGGGCTAAGATGGATGATATAGATGTAATTATTAAAGATGCTGACAGAACAAATATTTTTTTAGCTAAAATGGATACTTCAGGAACTACACAATGGGTAAAGAACTACGGAAATTACTATAACAATCAGAATGGATATGTAGACGGTTGGGGAGATAAAGTAGTTTCTGCTGCTTTTATCGATATGGAGGGAGGTATTGTAGAATATGAAGACGGAATCATTATTATTCCTGATATAGATGAAGCTCGCTATTCCAGCGGCTATTACAGACTGCTGAATGATTGCAACGCTACAGTCAAATTCGACAATGGTACACTCAGTGCCAGCGCAGGTGAATCCTATAAATGGTTTTTTAACGGAACTGAGATCAGCAATGCAACTGAACAGACATATGTTCCTGACGTAATAGGTGATTATAAGGTTGAAGTTACTTTTTCCGAAGCATGCAAAAGCTTGTCATTTCCTGTAACTGTTTCGGTTACTTCCGTAAAGGGCCAAAGCAGATTTTCTGCTGTAAGTCTTTATCCTAATCCAGCCAATAATGAAGTTTATGTTGAAGGATTTAGCGAATTCTCTTCAGACATTTCTGAGTGCAGGATATACAATAGCACCGGAACTCTTATGAAAGAATCAAAGCTTGAAACAGCAGGAGGGAATTATAAAGGAAAGATCAATGTCTCTGATCTTCAGAGTGGTCTTTACATGCTTGAAATTCTTACGGAAGAAGGTAGTATCAACAAAAAGTTTGTTAAGAACTAA
- a CDS encoding LolA family protein, which yields MKRYYLFFLMMVFITLRAMAQSAREDLDRVNQTYKTLSSYSADLEYVAYQSYTSKVPVQTEKGEVKMKGNSFYHKIGSMEVIRNKEYVLTVDHDDKSVTKLDAVKESSGTPFMNIDLEKVFKLCTSADYYEPAKGSAGYSLVFPSTEYSSVKIEYNRKTNLIEKMILFYLSPSDLSGKGEENAEKPRMEISFKNALLNKDIPSSFFTYEKFIISLGNNKYMCTKDYKNYSFNNQTSTNPY from the coding sequence ATGAAAAGGTATTATTTATTTTTTCTGATGATGGTCTTCATTACCCTGAGGGCAATGGCTCAGTCTGCGAGAGAAGACCTGGACAGAGTAAATCAGACATACAAGACACTGTCTTCTTATTCAGCAGATCTGGAATATGTAGCCTATCAGAGTTACACAAGTAAGGTACCTGTGCAGACAGAAAAGGGTGAAGTCAAAATGAAGGGCAACAGTTTTTATCATAAGATCGGAAGCATGGAGGTGATCAGAAATAAGGAGTATGTGCTGACTGTTGATCATGATGACAAGTCTGTTACCAAGCTGGATGCTGTGAAGGAAAGCAGCGGAACACCCTTTATGAATATTGATCTTGAAAAAGTTTTTAAGCTTTGTACGTCTGCGGATTATTATGAACCGGCAAAGGGCAGTGCAGGATACTCACTTGTATTTCCTTCTACTGAATACAGCAGTGTAAAAATAGAGTATAACAGGAAGACAAATCTGATAGAGAAAATGATCCTGTTCTACCTGAGTCCCTCAGACCTTTCCGGGAAAGGCGAAGAAAATGCTGAAAAGCCAAGAATGGAGATCAGTTTTAAAAACGCTCTTTTAAATAAAGATATACCTTCTTCCTTCTTCACATATGAAAAGTTTATCATCTCATTGGGAAATAACAAATACATGTGTACAAAGGACTATAAAAACTATTCTTTTAACAATCAAACAAGTACCAACCCATATTGA